A genomic window from Plasmodium malariae genome assembly, chromosome: 10 includes:
- the PmUG01_10027200 gene encoding UTP--glucose-1-phosphate uridylyltransferase, putative: protein MEKIKDLIKIVGDENKRYIYDLIETDQMELLNHEGLNEITIFDIIKQIKEFEVVYPDGLVKYVERAKTLLKKSERATNKYANCMIEQPDNLTKIKFHWKNSCPQFNECSDTDNKLYMHSLYVETNKNGVNTSSSISNNTNEDSFDEGTVLACNSFSLTEDGSTPVTNTSTDEIVQTDQYSKNGVILPSEMRSMNKEEEDERVAAISAVSSASYASPSSGVLPPNISVIEEYIYYENIGLQEIDRVCFILLAGGLGERLNHKDIKLKLITDVVSEKTYIEYYCNYLKAFQDFIKKNKNKEIDIPFIIMLSDDTYEKTIDFFQCNKYFFLKKSQIYFLKQKKVFCFKDNEAHLDFIYKNNTFYFSKKPHGHGDIHSLISKHIEIDDLVRKGYKYLYFFQDTNALAIKVLFVCLGVTIKKELHMNFLAISRKPGEEIGAICKCTNTDTCMNVVNIEYNLLGSIIEQTNNKELVDTEGYSLYPGNTGAILFEITKYNEILKKTNGIVPEYMNPKYTDNTRQYFMHPTRVESMMQDFAYLYFSHEKGTEWNAEGPESKGKKKKIINKNKSSPDRQNGDSNGNCCCNANYRYSRVGVTQLDRALCFSAVKNNSFNAQRKTQNNNVHPECIYSAEADLYYSNCAFIELACTYNRKNFNMGKMDNKTFNGVRYCMPPKVLIEPQFAFTLTHLINKIKGNIMISNNSTLWIKSDTIITNLYLDGTLVIERLNAEDSTTTPFILDQSLYIKNRGYELVPLHHKSNDHPDNLKMRGYKLVKREALIISG from the coding sequence atggaaaaaataaaggatttaattaaaatagttGGTGATGAGAATAAAAGGTATATCTACGATTTGATTGAGACAGACCAAATGGAGTTATTAAACCATGAAGGACTAAATGAGATCACTATCTTCGACATTAtcaaacaaataaaagaatttgaaGTTGTTTATCCAGATGGGCTAGTTAAGTATGTGGAAAGAGCCAAAacccttttaaaaaaatcagAAAGAGCAACTaataaatatgcaaattGTATGATAGAACAACCAgataatttaacaaaaataaagtttCATTGGAAAAATTCCTGTCCTCAATTTAATGAATGTAGTGATACAGACAACAAATTATACATGCACAGTTTATATGTAGAAACGAATAAAAATGGAGTTAATACTTCTTCATCCATATCAAATAACACTAATGAAGATAGTTTCGATGAGGGGACAGTATTAGCGTGTAATTCATTTTCTTTGACTGAGGATGGAAGCACGCCGGTAACTAATACCTCGACTGATGAAATTGTCCAAACGGATCAGTACAGTAAAAATGGTGTTATCTTACCTAGTGAGATGAGAAGTATGAATAAGGAGGAGGAAGATGAAAGGGTTGCTGCAATATCTGCCGTTTCTTCCGCTTCATATGCTTCACCCTCTTCTGGAGTGCTCCCTCCAAACATTTCAGTTAttgaagaatatatatattatgaaaatataggACTACAGGAAATAGACCGAGTGTGCTTCATTTTGTTAGCGGGAGGTTTAGGCGAAAGACTAAACCACAaggatataaaattaaagttGATAACTGATGTAGTATCTGAAAAAACTTATATTGAATACTATTGTAATTATTTGAAAGCATTTCaagattttattaaaaaaaataaaaataaagaaatagaTATACCATTTATTATCATGCTATCTGATGATACATATGAGAAGACTATTGATTTTTTTCAAtgtaacaaatatttttttttaaaaaaaagtcaaatttattttttaaaacaaaaaaaagtattctGTTTTAAAGATAACGAAGCACATTTAgatttcatttataaaaataatacattttatttttctaaaaaaccACATGGCCACGGGGATATTCACTCTTTGATTAGTAAGCATATTGAAATCGATGATTTAGTTAGAAAGgggtataaatatttatacttttttcaaGATACGAATGCTTTAGCTATTAAagttttatttgtttgtttagGGGTTACAATAAAGAAAGAGTTACACATGAACTTTTTAGCTATTTCAAGAAAACCTGGGGAAGAAATTGGAGCTATATGTAAATGCACAAATACAGATACATGTATGAATGTGGTCAACATAGAATACAATCTCTTAGGATCAATCATAGAGCAAACAAACAATAAGGAACTGGTTGACACAGAAGGTTATTCTTTATACCCAGGTAATACTGGTGCCATCTTATttgaaataacaaaatataatgaaatattaaaaaaaacgaaCGGGATAGTACCCGAATATATGAACCCGAAATATACAGACAATACGCGCCAGTACTTTATGCACCCCACGAGGGTCGAAAGTATGATGCAAGATTTTgcctatttatatttctcgCACGAAAAGGGAACGGAATGGAATGCAGAAGGACCAGAGAgcaaggggaaaaaaaaaaaaataataaataaaaataaaagcagtCCTGACAGACAAAATGGCGACAGCAACGGTAACTGCTGCTGTAATGCTAACTACAGATATAGCAGAGTTGGTGTTACCCAGTTGGACAGGGCTTTGTGCTTTTCTGCAGTGAAAAATAATTCCTTCAATGCGCAAAGAAAAACTCAAAATAATAACGTACATCCTGAATGCATATATAGCGCAGAAGCAGATCTATATTATAGCAACTGTGCATTCATAGAATTGGCTTGTACGTACAACAGGAAAAACTTTAATATGGGTAAAATGGATAACAAAACATTTAATGGGGTACGATATTGTATGCCTCCTAAAGTTTTAATAGAGCCACAATTTGCCTTCACCTTAACTcatttaataaacaaaataaaaggaaatataatgataagCAATAATTCTACCCTTTGGATTAAGTCAGATACTATTATTACGAATCTTTATTTAGATGGAACCTTGGTTATTGAGCGTTTGAATGCGGAAGATTCTACTACTACTCCTTTTATACTAGATCAAAGtttgtacataaaaaatagaggATATGAACTTGTCCCTCTTCATCACAAGTCAAATGATCATCCAGACAACTTAAAAATGAGGGGGTACAAATTGGTAAAAAGGGAAGCACTCATAATAAGCGGCTAA
- the FACT-L gene encoding FACT complex subunit SPT16, putative produces the protein MTELLDIENAKAKINLVFSYWKNGDSKEFSKSNIFCVLSGKSSKDENATIQEQFQMWLLGYQLTETFFLFLKNEKLIILTSDKKKKFLQPLLENIDVVEVLERNNDNIDNFEKIKKTIEDSKSEDIAILKDTDATGIFFECCYDFIKKLNKFELDVSNNIKHLLNFRSDSDMKIQKNGSDIACIILKSILITTIENALDSEEFESHEMIKDKALKFHENKKCIIKLRDKLKVDIDDIDVIYSNVQSGNKFILNYKNSNDKNYLSQNEGTILVGIGIKYKELCCNITRTLLLNAKSQHKELYNFTVAIEKYIIKECLIVSMSYSDVYKKAVNYLKSNKREYSSLCDIDLEDYFVKCIGHVIGLEFMEKEFLITENNVNTVIEKNTSYNLSVGFENVHGYDKNNFAIWISDTIFINDKGEVTILTDAISKEINTISYELEDSKSDDEDKTDVKKEIKNEDKKKTGISASILNNAASVIVSDRLRRRNKNSLAHNNEQEMEELNRRQNELKEKKMNEIKFRFSKGTSDYKDLSKKNIKKLEDLKTYNDADLLPRDLKPNLICVDNKHECILLPINGAHIPFHVSTIKNLSSNYEDNNDIFVLRINFQVPGNQSVVKGDFNAFPTLQQKEMYIKELIFKSNDEKHLQIIVKQVKELIKQVKQKEVEADVNDPKHAQDKLILNKSGRRIILRDLMTRPNIFTGRKILGTLELHSNGLRYSANSRGNTEHIDILFDDIKYAFYQPCDGQLIILIHFHLKRYIMVGKKKTLDVQFYCEAGTQIDDLDRAKARNVYDPDEMHDEMKEREQKNKLNLIFKNFVQQMQDISKIEFEIPYPELTFSGVPNKSNVEIFVTANTINHLVEWPPFILSVEDIEIASLERVHHGLRNFDMIFVFKDYTKPVKRIDVIPTEYIDTIKKWLTTIDIVYYEGKNNLQWGNILKTILADIDSFVNSKGFDGFLGEDDEEDEHSAEDEDEDDEYEVDESELSAEDDSDYDDSEEESLATESDGEGEVEEDSEDEGLSWDELEERAKKDDKKRFAYKSDDDEEGYNKRKKKKN, from the exons ATGACCGAGTTATTAGATATTGAAAATGCCAAGGCAAAGATAAACCTGGTGTTTTCATATTGGAAGAACGGTGATAGTAAAGAATTTAGTAAGagcaatattttttgtgtgtTATCAGGAAAATCAAGTAAAGATGAAAATGCCACGATACAAGAACAGTTTCAAATGTGGTTACTAGGATATCAATTAACtgaaactttttttttatttttaaaaaatgaaaaattaataattctaacAAGTgacaagaagaaaaaatttttgcaGCCACTTTTGGAAAATATTGATGTTGTAGAAGTTTTAGAAAGGAATAATGACAACATagataattttgaaaaaataaaaaagactATTGAGGATTCCAAATCAGAAGATATAGCTATATTAAAAGATACCGATGCAAcaggaattttttttgagtgttgttatgattttataaaaaaattaaataaattcgAGTTAGATgtaagtaataatataaaacatttactAAATTTTCGTTCAGACTCTGATATGAAAATACAGAAAAATGGAAGTGATATAGCTTGCatcatattaaaaagtatCCTCATTACAACTATTGAAAATGCATTAGATAGTGAAGAATTTGAAAGTCATGAGATGATAAAAGATAAGGCATTAAAATTtcatgaaaataaaaaatgtataattaagTTAAGAGACAAATTAAAAGTGGATATAGATGATATAGATGTAATATATAGTAATGTTCAGAGTgggaataaatttattttaaactacaaaaatagtaatgataaaaattatttatcacAGAATGAAGGTACAATACTTGTAGGTATaggtattaaatataaagagtTATGTTGTAATATTACAAGGACACTACTACTCAACGCGAAAAGTCAACATAaggaattatataattttactgtAGCTATtgaaaagtatattataaaagaatgTTTGATTGTTAGTATGTCCTATTCAgatgtatataaaaaggcAGTAAATTAtctaaaaagtaataaaagaGAGTATAGCAGTTTATGTGATATCGACTTAGAAGATTACTTTGTTAAATGTATAGGACACGTTATCGGATTAGAATTCATGGAAAAAGAATTTCTAATAACGGAAAACAATGTAAATACTGTTATTGAAAAGAATACTTCTTATAATCTATCAGTAGGTTTTGAAAATGTACATggatatgataaaaataattttgcaaTTTGGATTAGTGATaccatatttataaatgataaagGCGAAGTAACAATACTAACAGATGCTATAAGCAAAGAAATTAATACAATTTCATACGAATTGGAGGATAGTAAAAGCGATGATGAAGATAAAACAgatgtaaaaaaagaaataaaaaatgaagacaAGAAGAAAACCGGTATATCAGCtagtatattaaataatgcaGCAAGTGTTATCGTTTCGGATCGTTtaagaagaagaaataaaaattcattagCACATAATAATGAACAAGAAATGGAAGAATTAAATAGAAGACAAAACGAattgaaggaaaaaaaaatgaatgaaataaaatttcgaTTTTCTAAAGGAACAAGTGATTATAAAgatttaagtaaaaaaaatattaaaaagttaGAAGACTTGAAAACATATAATGATGCAGATTTGCTTCCAAGAGATTTAAAACCAAATTTAATATGTGTTGATAACAAACatgaatgtatattattaccAATTAACGGAGCGCATATTCCTTTTCATGTATCTACCATAAAAAACTTAAGTTCGAATTATGAAGATAACAATGATATCTTTGTATTACGTATAAATTTTCAAGTACCAGGTAATCAGAGTGTTGTTAAGGGAGATTTTAATGCCTTTCCAACATTACaacaaaaagaaatgtatataaaagaattgaTATTTAAATCCAATGATGAAAAACATTTGCAAATAATAGTGAAACAAGTAAAAGAATTAATCAAACAAGTTAAACAGAAAGAAGTAGAGGCAGATGTAAATGATCCCAAACATGCACAAgacaaattaattttaaataaaagtgGAAGGAGAATAATACTACGTGATCTGATGACTAGgcctaatatatttacaggAAGGAAAATTCTAGGTACGCTAGAATTACATTCTAACGGTTTGAGATATTCAGCTAATTCTAGGGGGAATACAGAACATATAGACATCCTTTTTGATGATATAAAGTATGCATTTTATCAACCATGTGATGGACAGTTAATCATACTAATACATTTCcatttaaaaagatatattatggtaggaaagaaaaaaactttGGATGTTCAATTTTATTGTGAAGCAGGTACACAAATTGATGATTTAGATAGAGCAAAAGCAAGAAATGTTTATGACCCAGATGAAATGCACGACGAAATGAAAGAAagggaacaaaaaaataaattaaatttaatttttaaaaattttgtacaaCAGATGCAAGATATATCTAAAATTGAATTTGAAATACCTTATCCAGAATTAACCTTTTCTGGGGTACCTAATAAAAGTAATGTAGAAATTTTTGTTACTGCTAATACTATTAATCATCTTGTTGAATGGCCTCCATTTATCTTATCTGTAGAAGATATTGAAATTGCTTCTCTAGAAAGAGTTCATCATGGATTACGAAACTTCGATAtgatttttgtttttaaagaTTACACAAAACCAGTTAAAAGAATTGATGTTATTCCTACTGAATATATTGATACAATCAAAAAATGGCTAACTACTATTGACATTGTCTATTATGAAGGAAAGAATAACCTACAGTGGggtaacattttaaaaacaattttgGCTGATATTGATTCTTTTGTCAATTCGAAGGGTTTCGACGGGTTCCTGGGAGAAGACGACGAGGAAGATGAGCACTCCGCCGAGGATGAGGACGAGGACGATGAGTATGAAGTCGACGAGTCCGAATTG AGTGCAGAGGATGACAGCGATTACGACGACAGCGAAGAAGAAAGTTTAGCTACTGAGAGTGATGGAGAAGGGGAGGTAGAAGAAGACTCGGAAGATGAAGGCCTATCGTGGGATGAGCTCGAGGAGAGGGCAAAAAAAG ACGACAAAAAACGATTTGCCTACAAGAGTGATGACGATGAGGaaggatataataaaaggaagaagaagaagaactaa